The region CCACCATCGCCCTCTTCTACACCGGCGTGGCCGCTCTCTGCGTCGGGATCCTCGCCATCGCGTTCTCACTGAGGCCCGGACTGACCAACACCTATACGGAACCGGCTGTGGACATGGGGAAAGACACCGTCCGCGAATGGTTTCCCATTGAAAAGGATCTCGCCGCCGTCAACCAGGACAACGAGTCCGTCAAGCTTTCCGACCTGCGCGGCAAGGTGTGGGTCGTCGCCGAATTCTTCGCCATCTGCCCGCATTGCGCGGTGAGGAATGGCGAGGAGCTGCGGAAGCTCTATGACGAGTTCAAGGGGAATCCGGATTTCCACATCACCTGCATCTCGGTGGACCCGGAAAACGACAAGCACGACAAGCTCTCCGACTACGCCAAGGCCCTCGGCGCCGAGACGAAGAACTGGTGGTTCCTCAATGCGGGTGAGGTGAAGGCCACCCATGAATATCTCGAAAAGGAACTCAAGTTCTTCGGCATCCGCGAGCGCACCGATCCCGTCGATGTCGAGGCGAACGGCAAATTCGCCCACGACCTCGGCTTCCT is a window of Luteolibacter yonseiensis DNA encoding:
- a CDS encoding SCO family protein: MKKNTTIALFYTGVAALCVGILAIAFSLRPGLTNTYTEPAVDMGKDTVREWFPIEKDLAAVNQDNESVKLSDLRGKVWVVAEFFAICPHCAVRNGEELRKLYDEFKGNPDFHITCISVDPENDKHDKLSDYAKALGAETKNWWFLNAGEVKATHEYLEKELKFFGIRERTDPVDVEANGKFAHDLGFLLVDRDFKVVGKWPLADARSEDAKKRDPELYQKLKDDLYGRIRQELGKN